In one Desulfurella sp. genomic region, the following are encoded:
- a CDS encoding thiamine pyrophosphate-dependent enzyme, whose protein sequence is MSTLGEFEPKRPDSYDVSWCPGCGNFPLRDALASAFKKLNLKPTDIAIVSGIGQAAKIVHYINTHGFHSLHGRAIPIASALKASNPNLVVIAEGGDGDMYSEGGNHFLHGIRRNSDITVIIHNNQIYGLTKGQGSPTTMIGQHTTTQPFGVFEEPLNAIALAIVLNASFVARAYVGNKDYTADIIAQAINHKGFAVVELFQPCVSFNKVNTYQWYSEHTYIMQNHDPKNKILALQKALENDPMPLGVFYINNKKTFEENLMCYKQDNTPLFKRSTQIDKIKHFIDENF, encoded by the coding sequence ATGAGCACGCTTGGTGAATTTGAACCAAAAAGACCTGATTCTTATGATGTATCATGGTGTCCAGGCTGTGGCAATTTTCCACTAAGAGATGCACTGGCTTCAGCTTTCAAAAAATTGAATTTAAAGCCAACAGATATAGCTATAGTTAGCGGTATAGGGCAGGCTGCAAAAATAGTTCACTATATAAATACGCACGGTTTTCATTCGCTACACGGAAGAGCAATACCTATTGCCTCGGCACTTAAAGCTTCAAATCCAAATCTCGTCGTAATTGCTGAAGGTGGCGATGGCGATATGTATTCAGAAGGGGGAAACCATTTTTTGCATGGTATAAGGAGAAACTCAGATATTACAGTTATCATACATAATAACCAAATTTATGGTTTAACAAAAGGGCAGGGCTCGCCTACAACAATGATTGGCCAGCATACAACTACTCAGCCATTTGGCGTATTTGAAGAGCCATTAAATGCAATTGCGCTTGCAATAGTTTTAAATGCCTCATTTGTAGCAAGAGCTTATGTTGGAAACAAAGATTACACAGCAGATATTATTGCCCAGGCGATCAATCATAAAGGTTTTGCTGTGGTTGAACTGTTTCAACCATGCGTCAGTTTTAATAAAGTCAATACCTATCAATGGTATAGTGAACACACATACATAATGCAAAATCACGATCCCAAAAACAAAATACTCGCACTCCAAAAAGCACTTGAAAACGATCCTATGCCACTTGGTGTTTTTTACATAAACAATAAAAAAACATTTGAAGAAAATCTAATGTGTTACAAGCAAGACAATACACCACTGTTTAAAAGGAGTACACAAATCGATAAAATTAAACATTTTATAGATGAAAATTTTTAG
- a CDS encoding cyclopropane-fatty-acyl-phospholipid synthase family protein, whose product MDAIADFQKLIESILEKVSNSIPSKIIYWDGSTKQFGTIPGKITIKINSPLVLKELMSDLSLGFGENYTNGNLEIEGNLQDVLYLEHFIREIGIKAPVKTKLEILANKLSNINSKKGAKKNISHHYDLGNEFFGLFLDKSYTYSCAYFKNPDDTLENAQNNKYELICRKIHLKNNDTVLDVGCGFGGFLIYAAKRNDIKGLGCTISKNQYEFAKNKIKEEGLEKNIEVIYEDYRNLKGKFNKFVSIGAYEHIGKNYADTFFKKIDTLLEPYSIGLLHTIGHNEPLPTDPWTLKYIFPGGYLPSLEELVKRIRKVKFYIIDIENLRPHYAKTIHHWIERFEKNIDKVQQLFDDKFVRMWRLYLNGAQASFTWGDTQLYQIVFSKGQIDIPLYRGEIYNGF is encoded by the coding sequence ATGGATGCAATAGCTGATTTTCAAAAGCTAATAGAAAGTATATTAGAGAAAGTAAGCAATAGCATTCCTTCAAAGATTATTTACTGGGATGGCTCTACAAAACAGTTTGGAACAATACCGGGCAAGATAACAATAAAGATAAATAGCCCTTTGGTTTTAAAAGAGTTAATGAGTGATTTGAGTCTTGGTTTTGGAGAAAATTACACAAATGGAAATCTTGAGATAGAAGGCAACCTACAGGATGTTTTATACCTTGAACATTTTATTAGAGAAATAGGCATAAAAGCACCTGTAAAAACAAAACTCGAAATCCTTGCAAACAAGCTTTCAAATATAAATTCCAAAAAAGGTGCAAAGAAAAACATATCACACCATTATGATTTAGGCAATGAATTCTTTGGCTTGTTTTTGGATAAAAGCTATACTTACTCATGCGCTTACTTTAAAAATCCAGACGACACACTTGAAAATGCTCAAAACAACAAGTATGAGCTTATATGTAGAAAAATTCATCTAAAAAACAATGATACTGTTTTAGATGTAGGCTGTGGGTTTGGTGGTTTTTTGATATATGCAGCAAAAAGAAATGATATAAAGGGTTTGGGCTGCACTATATCTAAAAATCAGTATGAGTTTGCAAAAAACAAAATCAAAGAAGAAGGCTTGGAAAAAAATATTGAAGTAATATATGAAGACTATAGAAACTTAAAAGGCAAGTTCAACAAATTTGTCTCAATAGGTGCGTATGAGCATATTGGAAAAAACTATGCAGATACATTCTTTAAAAAAATAGATACTCTTCTTGAGCCATACTCAATAGGTCTTTTACATACAATAGGGCACAATGAACCGCTTCCAACAGATCCATGGACACTGAAATATATTTTCCCGGGTGGTTATCTGCCATCTTTAGAAGAACTGGTAAAAAGAATCAGAAAAGTAAAATTCTACATTATTGATATAGAAAACTTAAGGCCTCATTATGCAAAAACAATACATCACTGGATTGAACGATTTGAAAAAAACATTGATAAAGTACAACAACTATTTGATGATAAGTTTGTTAGAATGTGGAGACTCTACCTAAATGGAGCACAAGCATCATTTACATGGGGAGATACACAACTATACCAGATAGTCTTCTCAAAAGGTCAAATAGATATACCGCTTTATAGGGGAGAAATTTATAATGGATTTTAA
- a CDS encoding NRDE family protein: protein FGSFFGITKKGKLAFLTNYRNPSLLKTDAPSRGLIVWNYLTKNIDKNIFIKNLQPEKFNPFNFVFGTIDELYYFSNINKELLKIKHGIHTLSNSFIDANWPKTQKAKINFQNIISSTKNQNTLIDSLLEMLHDTTKFKDNLPNTGIDKAFEIELSSIFVKTQNYGTQYSYVLIIDNNNKAILTEENHIQKTKETFTFEIT, encoded by the coding sequence TTTGGAAGCTTTTTTGGTATTACAAAAAAAGGTAAATTAGCATTTTTAACAAATTATAGAAATCCTTCTTTATTAAAAACAGATGCACCATCCAGAGGCCTAATTGTATGGAATTATCTAACCAAAAATATAGATAAAAATATTTTTATAAAAAATTTACAACCGGAAAAATTTAACCCTTTTAATTTTGTATTTGGTACAATTGATGAGCTTTATTATTTTTCCAATATTAATAAAGAACTACTCAAAATAAAACATGGAATTCACACGTTGAGTAATAGTTTTATAGATGCAAATTGGCCCAAAACGCAAAAAGCAAAAATAAATTTTCAAAATATCATATCATCAACTAAAAATCAAAATACACTAATTGATTCATTATTAGAAATGCTACATGATACCACAAAATTTAAAGATAATTTACCAAATACAGGTATTGATAAAGCATTTGAAATAGAGCTTTCTTCGATTTTTGTTAAAACTCAAAATTATGGAACCCAATACTCGTATGTCTTAATAATAGACAATAATAATAAAGCTATCCTTACGGAAGAAAATCATATCCAAAAAACAAAAGAAACATTTACTTTTGAAATTACTTGA
- a CDS encoding NRDE family protein — MCLVVFSINHLQQYKLILAANRDEYYKRKSLPFYWYEFDH, encoded by the coding sequence ATGTGTTTAGTTGTCTTTTCAATAAACCATCTGCAACAATACAAATTAATTTTAGCAGCCAATCGTGATGAATACTACAAAAGAAAAAGTTTACCTTTTTATTGGTACGAATTTGACCACGA